The DNA window CCCGCACGGACGCGCAACTGTTCGCCATTGGTCATGCCGCCTTCCAGGCCGCCGGCGCGGTTGGTCAAGCGGTGCACGCCCGTCTCGTCGCGCACCATCTCATCATGCGCGGCCGAACCGCGCCTGCGCGCCTCCTCGAAACCGTCGCCGATCTCCACGCCCTTTACCGACTGGATACCCATCAGCGCGCCGGCCAGCTGGGCATCCAGGCGGTGCTCGCCAGAAATGTGCGAGCCCAGCCCGATCGGCAGGCCGTCGACAATGACCTCGACGACGCCGCCAAGCGTGTCGCCAGACTTCTTCGCATCCTCGATGCACGAGATCATCGAGGCCTCCGCTTCCGAATCGAAGGCGCGGACCGGCGAGGCATCAATGGCCTCAATGTCTGCAAAGGTGGGAAGGTCTCCCGCAGCGGGTGTCGACTCCCCGATCGAGATTACGTGCGAAAAGACCTCCACCCCGAGCGTCTCGCGCAGGAAGGAACGCGCCACGGCGGCAGCCGCGACCCTTGCCGCTGTCTCACGGGCTGAAGAGCGTTCGAGCACCGGGCGTGCCGAGTCGAAACCGTACTTGAGCATGCCCGCGAAATCCGCGTGGCCAGGCCGCGGGCGGGTCAGCTTCGCGCCGCGCCCAGAGGACATGGCCTTCGCCACCTCCGGGTCGTCCATATCCAACGGGTGCGGCGACATGATCGTGGTCCACTTCGGCCACTCCGAGTTCCCAATCTGGATGGCAATTGGGCTGCCCAGCGTGCGGCCGTGCAGGATGCCGGTGAGCAGCGTGAGCGCGTCGGCCTCAAACTTCATGCGCGCGCCGCGGCCGTACCCCAGCCGACGGCGCGCGAGGTGGTGAGCGATCTCCTCTTCGGTGATCGGTACACCTGCGGGCATGTTCTCAATCAGCGCGATGAGCGCCTGTCCATGGGATTCCCCAGCGGTTGTCCAACGAAGCATGCACGCATTGTCTCACACGCTGGCTCAAACTGAGCCGTTTAGCCCAACAAACGTTCCCACCGCCCAGGCTGCACCCAGCATTTGCGGTCCGTGCGCAAGCCTGGGCCGGCGCAGCGCGAGTCCAAGCACCACCGTCGCAGCTCCGGAAAGCGCCACCGCAGCGAGTACTGCGCCGAGCCCGCCGAGCGCCATGAGCACAACCCCTAAAGTGACCGCGAGCTTGACGTCGCCGCCGCCTATCCCCCTCCCCGCCACGAAGTACAGTGCTGGCCACACCAGCCCCCACGCAAACCCCGGCGCGGCCACGCACACGAACAAGCACGCAAGCGCGGGCGGCACCGTCAGTGGATTCGGTAGCCTTCGCCACCGCAGATCGTATAGACACAGCGCCGCGCTCCAAACGGCAAAGGTGCACAACGCGAAGATGCAAAGTCCCCCATTCCCCATGGGGGCAAAGCCTAGTCGCTCGTTGGGCCCGTGTCTTGCCCATCGTTTGCATGCATGGACTCCCAATGCGCAAACAGCGCCTCGCGCATCGCGGTGCGCGGAGCGGCGACGCCGGTGAACTGTTCGAATTGCGAGTAGGACTGGCCGGCCAGCATGGTCAGCCCGCCGACGGTGGGGTACCCGTTCGAGGCCGCGCGCACCGCCAGCGGGGTCGGCCACGGGTCATAGATCACGTCCAGCACCGGCGCATGCCCCAGCTGTGGCGCGTACGGCTCCACGCCAGCGGCTGGCACGGTCGAAACGATCACGTCCGCCCATGCTGAGAGCTCGAAGAGGTCCGCCGAATAGTCAACGAAACGGGTATCTACCCCACTGACCAGCTCGGCCACCTCAGCGGAGCGGTCCGAGCGGTTGACCACCACGATTTCGCTCGCTCCCTGCTCCTGCAGCGCCCACAGGGCCGGGCGAGCCGTCCCACCTGAGCCGATGACCAGGGCACGCGTGGGCGGTTCGTCGCCAAGCAGCGCCTTAAGCGCGGTGTGGATGCCCTCGCAGTCGGTGTTGTCCGCGCGCCAGCCCTCGCTGGTGCGCACGAGCGTGTTGGCCGAGCCGATCGCGCGGGCGCGCTGCGTGACCTCGGTGGCGAACTCCAGCGCCGCGAACTTTGCGGGCATGGTGACGGAGAAGCCACGGTACTCCGGCGCAGCCTGACCGACGATGGTCGGCAGTTCCTCGGCGGTGCACTCAATCCGCTCATAGGCCCAATCGTCCAGCTCGGCGGCCTTGTAGCCTGCGTGGTGCAACACCGGCGAGAGCGAATGCGCGATTGGCGAGCCCAGCACCGCCGCACGGTGCCGCACGATGCGCGGCACTCCTGTTTCCTTCTCCATCAGCAACTTTCCTTAGCGACGCGAATCCAGCACGCCGGAGTCGATGGCGCGGCGAGTGTCTTCCTGGTGCTGCTCGAAGGTGTCGTTGAACACCGTCGTGCCGTCCTTGTCGACGGTGACGAAGAACAGCCAGTTGCCCTCGGCCGGGTGCTCCATCGCATCGATGGCCTCCACCGACGGCGAGGCGATCGGCGTCTGCGGCAGCCCGTCCATCGCGTAGGTGTTCCACGGGGTCACACGCTCACGGTCCTCGTCGGTGGTCGCGACCTCAACCTGCTCCAGCCCGTAGTTCACCGTGGAGTCGAACTCGAGACGCATCGGCTTGTCCAGGCGGTTGAGTATCACTCGTGCCACCTTGTCGAACTCGCCGGCCGGAGCCTCACGCTCGACCAGGGAGGCAGCGACGACGAGCTCGTAGGGGCTAAGCCCCACCTTCTCGGAGCGCGCCTCGATATCGGTGGACTCGTACACCTTGGTCGAGCGGGTCACCAGGTCGGTGAGAATCTGCTCAGCGGTCGCGCCCGGGTCAATGATGTACTCGCCCGGCACAATCAGGCCCTCAAGGCGCTTCGCGTCGCCCTTGCGGCCGTCGACCACCTCGCGGGCCCACTCGGGCACCCCGAGGCTTGCCGCGTCCGCCTCAGCGGCGACGTGCTGCAGGCGCTCGACGTCCACGCAATCGTGGGTGGCGTTCCCACCGCAGGTCACGTCCTGGATCATGGTCAGGATGCCGTAGCGGGTCTGGCCGCCGACGACCTGAATGTCCATCAGCGTCGCGCCGCCGTAAACCTGCAGGGGCGTGACCTTATTGTTCGGGTCGAGCAGCGCGGAAACGGCGCTCTTCGCGCTCATCTCGCCCTCCAGGCGGTAGAAGCCCGGCTGGATGTTGTCGGAGTCCGGGTCGGCCGCGGCAGCAGACTGGAACGCCTTGTTGGAGGCGACGATCCCGCGTTCCTGAAGCTCTGGACCAAGCGCGGAGATATTCGAGCCCTCGGGGATCTCTACGACTTCCTCTTCGCCGTTGCCGCTACCGCGAAAATCACTTCCGGCACCGTTCTGGTGCGCCACCGCGATCCAGGCGATCAGGCCAATGATGAGCAAAATCGAGGCAACGAGCACAGCCACGCCACGGGTGCGCCGGCGGCCATTCTGTCGGGATGTCACGATTCATTCTCCTTTAGATAGTTCTGCCGGCCATCCAGCCACGACTGCAAAATCTCTACCGCGGCAGCCTGATCAATCACGTCGCGCTGCGCTTTCTCGCTGCGCCCCGAGGCCCGCATCGCGTGTGTTGCAGCCACCGTGGTCAGCCGCTCGTCGGCCATGCGCACAGGCAAGCCGGTGCGCCTGTTAATCCGAAACGCGATCTCCTTGGCATGCTTCACGCTGCGCGAGCCGTTACCCTGCAAGTCCCGCGGCAGGCCAACGACCACCTCGACCACCTGGTACTGCTCGGTCAGCTCCACCAGGCGGTCAATGTCCGCCCCATCGCGGTCTTTGAAACCGGTGACGCGCTTGACAGTCTCCACCGGCATCGCCAGCTTCGCATCCCGATCAGAGGACGCGACCCCGATGCGCACGGTGCCCACGTCAACGCCAAGGCGCCGCCCCGGACCCGGGTCGTCCACCCCTGGGGTGTCAGGCTCAACCTTCAAAAGTTTCTCCGATCTGCTCGGCTCGCCGGGGCTTGCCGCTTCTCGACGCTCGCGTTCACAGCTAAAATACCGGTTGCATACAAAAAGGCCGGGGCACGCGCACGGCGTGTCCCTTGACCATTTTGTTATATTCCCACCTTAGCGGTTGGCGAGCTCATCCCGCAGCGCCTGCAGGCCGGCGTTGATGCCCTCCGGCTTCGACCCGGAGCCCTGCGCAAGATCCGGCTTGCCGCCACCCCTGCCATCGATGTAGCCGCCAACGAGCTTGACCAGGTCACCGGACTTCACCCCGCGGGCGACGGCCTCCTTGTTCGCCGCAACGGCGAACGGCACCTTCGCGCCGTCCTTGGAGGCAAGCGCGACCACGGCGGGCTCGGCACCGAACTTGGCGCGCACATCCTGCGCGATGGTGCGGATGTCACCGCCGGACACACCGTCGGGAAGCTGCACGGCGACGAGCTTGAACTCGCCGCAGGTCTCGGCCTTGTCGGCCAGACCAGAGGTCTGCGAAAGCAGCTGCTGGCGGTGCAGCGCCTCGATCTCCTTTTCGGCAGCGCGCAGACGCTCGGTGAGCTGGGCGATGCGCTCCGGCAGCTGCTCGGTCGGCGTCTTCAGCGCGGCCGCAAGCCCCGAGGCCAGCGCCGCTTCCTTAGAGAAGTAGTCGAAGGAGTGCATGCCGGAGTAGGCCTCGATACGACGGGCACCGGAGCCGACGGATGACTCGCCGAGTACGGCCACCGGGCCGATCTGCGAGGAGTGTTCCACGTGCGTACCGCCGCACAGCTCGATGGAGAATGGCCCGCCGATTTCGACGACGCGTACCTGGTCGCCGTAGTTCTCGCCGAACAGCGCCATCGCGCCCATCTCCTTCGCCTTGTCCAGGGAAGTTTCGATGGTGTTGACCGCGAAGTCCGCGTCGACCGCCTGGTTGGTAATCGTCGCGATTTCTTTCAGCTGCGCGTCAGTGAGCTGGTCGGTGTAGTTGAAGTCGAAACGCAGGTAGCCCGGCTTGTTCAGCGAGCCCGCCTGCACGGCGGTCGGGCCAAGCACCTGGCGCAGCGCGGCGTGAATCAGGTGCGTCGCAGTGTGCGCCTGACGTGCACCGTGGCGCCACGCACCATCTACCTCGGTGGTCACGGTCTGGCCGAGGTCCAGTCCGCCCTGCGCCACGGTCGCCTTGTGTACCCAAAGCTTTTTGCCCACCTTCTGCACGTCATTGACGTTGAGGACGGTATCGCCGACCACGATGCGGCCGCGGTCGGCCATCTGGCCGCCGGCCTCGGCGTACATCGGGGTGACGTCCAGGATCACCTCAACCTCATCGCCGGCCTGTGCCTCGGTGACCTTCTTGCCGCCGCTGACCAGGCCGAGGACTGTGCCCTCGTGCTGGAGCTGGTCGTAGCCGACGAACTCGGTCGGGTGTGCGTCCACCCACTCGCGGTAGAGCGACTCGTCGACGTTGCCCTGCTTCTTCGCCTTGTTGTCGGCCTTCGCGCGAGCGCGCTGCTCCTGCATCGCCGCATCGAACGCGTCCATGTCCACGTCGAGACCTGCCTCGCGCGCCATCTCCAGAGTCAGATCGATGGGGAAACCGTAGGTGTCGTGCAGCTCGAAGGCCTGCTCGCCCGGCAGCACCTTGGCCCCGGACTCGCGCAGCGCGGCCGCAGCCTCGTCGAAGCGGGTCGTGCCTGAAGCCAACGTCTTCAAAAAGGCGCGCTCCTCGGCCTTCGCCACGCGCAGGATGCGCTCGCGGTTGTCCGCGATCTCCGGGAAGGACGGGGTCATCGTGTCCATGATGGTGTTCATGAAGACCTCAAGCACGTTGCCCTCGGCACCGAGGAGGCGCGCAGAGCGCACGATGCGTCGCAGCAGGCGGCGCAGGATGTAGCCGCGGCCCTCGTTCGACGGGGTCACGCCGTCGAGAATGATCATCATGCCGGTGCGCGAGTGGTCCGCGATCACGCGGAAGCGCACATCGTCTTCGTCGTTGCCGGCGTCGTACTTCGTACCGGTCAGGCGCACTGCTTCGTCGATAACGGGGCGCAGCAGGTCCGTCTCGTAGACATTGTCCACGCCCTGCAGCAGGCAGGCCACGCGCTCAATGCCAAGGCCGGTATCAATGTTCTTCTTCGGCAGCTCGCCGAGCAGCTCGAATCCGCCCTTCTTGTCGCCCTCGCCGCGGATGGACTCCATGAACACAAGGTTCCAGATCTCCATGTAGCGGTTGTCATCTACAGCAGGACCACCCTCCTTGCCGTAGTCGGGGCCGCGGTCGTAGTAGATCTCCGAGCACGGCCCACACGGGCCGGGCACGCCCATGGACCAGAAGTTGTCCTCCATGCCCATTCGCTGGATGCGCTCGGCGGGCACGCCGACCTTGTCGCGCCAGATCTCGAAGGCCTCGTCGTCGTCCAAGTAGACGGTTACCCACAACCGCTCCGGGTCAAGGCCAAAGCCGCCGTCGGCGACGGCGCTGGTCAGAAGCGCCCAGGCGTGAGTAATGGCGCCTTCCTTGAAGTACTGGCCGAAGGAGAAGTTGCCCGCCATCTGGAAGAAGGTGTTGTGGCGCGTGGTGATACCCACCTCCTCGATGTCCAGGGTGCGCACGCACTTCTGGATAGAGGTGGCCAGGCCGTTTGCAAACGGCGGGTTCTGCTGGCCCAAGAAATAGGGCTTGAACGGCACCATGCCCGCGTTGACAAACAACAGCTGCGGGTCATCCAAGATCAGCGACGCGCTTGGCACGGAGGTGTGCCCCGCCTTCACGAAGTGGTTGGTAAACCGCTCTCGGATCTCATGAGTCTGCACGAGGTGGTGTCCTTTCAAAGCTTGCAAATTTGTCCCGGACTACTCTACCCCTGAGGTATGCGGAGGACCCAGTGCGCGTCGATAAGCGCGCTAGCCCTTGCCTCGCAGAATGCCTCGCAGACGGCCGAGAAAATCCTTGATCCGCTTCTCCGCGCCGTGATCTGTGGGCTCGTAGTACTCCGTGCCCACCAGCTCATCCGGCAGATACTGCTGTGCGAGCACGCCGCGCGGATCGTCGTGCGGATACTGATAGCCCACCGCGTTGCCCATCGCCTTGGCCCCCTCGTAGTGGCCGTCGCGCAAATGCGGCGGCACGGCACCGATCTTGCCCTGGGCCACATCCGCCTGGGCCTTCGAGATCGACTGGATCACCGACGCTGACTTCGGTGCGGTGGCGAGGTGGATGGTGGCTTGCGCGAGCGGGAGGCGGCCCTCCGGCATGCCGATGAGCTGCACCGCGTTCGCCGCAGCGGTGGCGATCTGCAGCGCGGAAGGGTCCGCCATCCCGATGTCCTCGGAGGCGTGGATGACCAGGCGGCGGGCGATAAAGCGGGGGTCTTCGCCGGCCTCGATCATGCGCGCCAGGTAGTGCAGTGCCGCGTCCACGTCCGAGCCGCGGATGGACTTGATAAACGCGGAGATCACGTCGTAGTGCTGGTCCCCGTCACGGTCGTAGCGCACCACCGCACGATTGACGTTCTCGCGCAGGGTGTCGACGGTGATCCGCCCACCTTGGGGCACCGCCTCGGCTGCGGCCTCGAGGTAAGTCAGTGCGCGGCGCGCGTCGCCGCCGGCGAGCGTGACCAGCTGCTCGCGGGCTTCCTCGTCAAGTTCGACGGTGCCGGCGAGACCGCGCTCGGCCGTCACCGCGTTGTCGATGACCTTGGTCAGCTCTTCCCGCGACAGCGACTCCAGCTTGAGCAACAGCGAGCGCGACAACAGCGGGGCCACCACGCTAAACGACGGGTTCTCCGTCGTCGCCGCAACCAGCAGCACCGTGCGATTTTCCACCGCGGCAAGCAGTGCGTCCTGCTGTGTTTTGGAGAAGCGGTGTACCTCGTCGATAAACAGCACTGTCTTCTCGCCGCGGATGAGGTCGCGCCGCGCCTGGTCAATGACCTGGCGGACCTCTTTGACCCCGGAGGACAGCGCGGAAAGCCCGACGAAGTTCTGCTCCATCGTCTGCGCAATCAGCGACGCGATCGTGGTCTTGCCCGTCCCCGGTGGGCCGTAGAGGATCACGGATGCCGCTCCCGACCCTTCAACCAGCCTGCGCAGCGGTTTGCCCTCTGACAGCAGGTGGGTCTGGCCCGCGATCTCGTCCAAGCTCCGCGGTCGCATCCGCGCGGCCAGCGGTGCCGTCGCTCCAGCGTGGAAGAAGCTTGCGCCGCGACGCCCCGCGCCCGGTGTTTCTGCCTCGTCCCCGCCGAGACCACCGCCGAGACCACCGCCGAAAAGGTCTTCCTGCGCCACGTTTTCGCACCTCCTCCTTTGTCGAAGCGTTTTGCCCGAAAGCGCTTGAGTTTTCGCAGCGCTACTTAAAACGCGCCGCTACGCTCCGCGCAAACTCCGCGATGACTAGGTAGGCAGTGTCCCGGCCCGTGCCCGCATAGGCGGCGAGCGCGTCAAAGGTCTCCTCAAAGTCGCGGCGCACAAGCTCCTCCTCGTGGGTGAACGGCCCCTGGCTCTGCGGACGCAGGATGCCCGGACCAGCGCCCTGCGGTGTAGACGACGACTGGCCATCGGCTACCTGATCAGTGACGTCGATCCCCGCTGCAGCAAGCTCCTCGGCCAGCGCTTCGTCGCGTGCGGCCAGCTCCTCTAGGGAGAACTGTCCCATGACTGACAGGCTCGACAGGGCCCAACTGACCATCGCCCCGGTGATGCGGGCCTGCAGGGTGTCCTCGTGCTGGAAGGCGGGCCAGGTGTCGCGGATCTCGTGCAACCAGGCATCGATAAACGCGTCGACGGCCTCCTCGTTGTAGTCCCACTCGGAGATGTACAGGGGAAAGCCTGCAACGACGAACGCTACGTCAAAGGAAACATCCCG is part of the Corynebacterium imitans genome and encodes:
- the aroC gene encoding chorismate synthase → MLRWTTAGESHGQALIALIENMPAGVPITEEEIAHHLARRRLGYGRGARMKFEADALTLLTGILHGRTLGSPIAIQIGNSEWPKWTTIMSPHPLDMDDPEVAKAMSSGRGAKLTRPRPGHADFAGMLKYGFDSARPVLERSSARETAARVAAAAVARSFLRETLGVEVFSHVISIGESTPAAGDLPTFADIEAIDASPVRAFDSEAEASMISCIEDAKKSGDTLGGVVEVIVDGLPIGLGSHISGEHRLDAQLAGALMGIQSVKGVEIGDGFEEARRRGSAAHDEMVRDETGVHRLTNRAGGLEGGMTNGEQLRVRAGLKPISTVPRALKTVDMRSGEPATGIHQRSDVCAVPAGGVVAEAMVALVLARAVLEKFGGDSLEETKRNVEAYKGAVERRLAFVQNGAEEGQ
- a CDS encoding prepilin peptidase, encoding MGNGGLCIFALCTFAVWSAALCLYDLRWRRLPNPLTVPPALACLFVCVAAPGFAWGLVWPALYFVAGRGIGGGDVKLAVTLGVVLMALGGLGAVLAAVALSGAATVVLGLALRRPRLAHGPQMLGAAWAVGTFVGLNGSV
- a CDS encoding shikimate dehydrogenase, with the protein product MEKETGVPRIVRHRAAVLGSPIAHSLSPVLHHAGYKAAELDDWAYERIECTAEELPTIVGQAAPEYRGFSVTMPAKFAALEFATEVTQRARAIGSANTLVRTSEGWRADNTDCEGIHTALKALLGDEPPTRALVIGSGGTARPALWALQEQGASEIVVVNRSDRSAEVAELVSGVDTRFVDYSADLFELSAWADVIVSTVPAAGVEPYAPQLGHAPVLDVIYDPWPTPLAVRAASNGYPTVGGLTMLAGQSYSQFEQFTGVAAPRTAMREALFAHWESMHANDGQDTGPTSD
- the mltG gene encoding endolytic transglycosylase MltG, which gives rise to MTSRQNGRRRTRGVAVLVASILLIIGLIAWIAVAHQNGAGSDFRGSGNGEEEVVEIPEGSNISALGPELQERGIVASNKAFQSAAAADPDSDNIQPGFYRLEGEMSAKSAVSALLDPNNKVTPLQVYGGATLMDIQVVGGQTRYGILTMIQDVTCGGNATHDCVDVERLQHVAAEADAASLGVPEWAREVVDGRKGDAKRLEGLIVPGEYIIDPGATAEQILTDLVTRSTKVYESTDIEARSEKVGLSPYELVVAASLVEREAPAGEFDKVARVILNRLDKPMRLEFDSTVNYGLEQVEVATTDEDRERVTPWNTYAMDGLPQTPIASPSVEAIDAMEHPAEGNWLFFVTVDKDGTTVFNDTFEQHQEDTRRAIDSGVLDSRR
- the ruvX gene encoding Holliday junction resolvase RuvX, yielding MKVEPDTPGVDDPGPGRRLGVDVGTVRIGVASSDRDAKLAMPVETVKRVTGFKDRDGADIDRLVELTEQYQVVEVVVGLPRDLQGNGSRSVKHAKEIAFRINRRTGLPVRMADERLTTVAATHAMRASGRSEKAQRDVIDQAAAVEILQSWLDGRQNYLKENES
- the alaS gene encoding alanine--tRNA ligase, with translation MQTHEIRERFTNHFVKAGHTSVPSASLILDDPQLLFVNAGMVPFKPYFLGQQNPPFANGLATSIQKCVRTLDIEEVGITTRHNTFFQMAGNFSFGQYFKEGAITHAWALLTSAVADGGFGLDPERLWVTVYLDDDEAFEIWRDKVGVPAERIQRMGMEDNFWSMGVPGPCGPCSEIYYDRGPDYGKEGGPAVDDNRYMEIWNLVFMESIRGEGDKKGGFELLGELPKKNIDTGLGIERVACLLQGVDNVYETDLLRPVIDEAVRLTGTKYDAGNDEDDVRFRVIADHSRTGMMIILDGVTPSNEGRGYILRRLLRRIVRSARLLGAEGNVLEVFMNTIMDTMTPSFPEIADNRERILRVAKAEERAFLKTLASGTTRFDEAAAALRESGAKVLPGEQAFELHDTYGFPIDLTLEMAREAGLDVDMDAFDAAMQEQRARAKADNKAKKQGNVDESLYREWVDAHPTEFVGYDQLQHEGTVLGLVSGGKKVTEAQAGDEVEVILDVTPMYAEAGGQMADRGRIVVGDTVLNVNDVQKVGKKLWVHKATVAQGGLDLGQTVTTEVDGAWRHGARQAHTATHLIHAALRQVLGPTAVQAGSLNKPGYLRFDFNYTDQLTDAQLKEIATITNQAVDADFAVNTIETSLDKAKEMGAMALFGENYGDQVRVVEIGGPFSIELCGGTHVEHSSQIGPVAVLGESSVGSGARRIEAYSGMHSFDYFSKEAALASGLAAALKTPTEQLPERIAQLTERLRAAEKEIEALHRQQLLSQTSGLADKAETCGEFKLVAVQLPDGVSGGDIRTIAQDVRAKFGAEPAVVALASKDGAKVPFAVAANKEAVARGVKSGDLVKLVGGYIDGRGGGKPDLAQGSGSKPEGINAGLQALRDELANR
- a CDS encoding replication-associated recombination protein A; protein product: MAQEDLFGGGLGGGLGGDEAETPGAGRRGASFFHAGATAPLAARMRPRSLDEIAGQTHLLSEGKPLRRLVEGSGAASVILYGPPGTGKTTIASLIAQTMEQNFVGLSALSSGVKEVRQVIDQARRDLIRGEKTVLFIDEVHRFSKTQQDALLAAVENRTVLLVAATTENPSFSVVAPLLSRSLLLKLESLSREELTKVIDNAVTAERGLAGTVELDEEAREQLVTLAGGDARRALTYLEAAAEAVPQGGRITVDTLRENVNRAVVRYDRDGDQHYDVISAFIKSIRGSDVDAALHYLARMIEAGEDPRFIARRLVIHASEDIGMADPSALQIATAAANAVQLIGMPEGRLPLAQATIHLATAPKSASVIQSISKAQADVAQGKIGAVPPHLRDGHYEGAKAMGNAVGYQYPHDDPRGVLAQQYLPDELVGTEYYEPTDHGAEKRIKDFLGRLRGILRGKG